The DNA window CGGTCGCATTTGTTGGCCAGCAGCGCATCGAAGATCTGCATCAGGCTGGACCAGTTCTTGAATTCCTCGCCGTCTTCCAGCACCACGGAGATCACGTCCTTGCCGGCTGCCGCCAGTGGCGCGGCGAGGCGCTCCAGGTACAGCGGCGCGACGGTGGTGTTGGTCACGATCGCCACCTTGCGGCCGCCCACGTGGCGCGCCAGCATGGCGGCATCGTCGAGCACGGCCGGGCCGATCGAGATCGGGTAGCTGCGCTCGCCGAGGTCCACGGTCAGGAGGATGTTGGTCTGTTCGTTCATGGAGGATTGTGCCTGCGTCATACAGTTCGGGGCATCCTGGCAAGCCAGGGCGTCCAGCTGGTTGATGATGATCTGGACCATCGATTGTACGTTAGGTCGGCCCGTGTCGACGACGAGGCGCGCCATCTCCAGGTACAGCGGCTCGCGCTGGGCCATCAATTCCTCGAGTTTCCTGCGCGGGTCGGCGGTCTGCAGCAGCGGCCGGTTCTTGTCGTGGCCCGTGCGGGCAAGGATGCTGGTGATGCTGGCGCGCAGGTAGATGACGGTGCCGCGCTCCTGCAGCAGCGCGCGCGATTCCGGATTGAGGATGGCGCCGCCGCCGGTGGCCAGCACGATGCCTTCCTGGGCACTCAGGTCGCGGATCACCTCCGCTTCGCGGCGCCGGAAGCTCGCTTCCCCTCGATCTCGAAGATCCACGGGATCGTGGCGCCGGTGCGCTCCTCGATCTCGTGATCGGAATCGACAAAGCGCATGCCCAGTTTGCGGGCGAGCAGGCGACCGATCGTCGTCTTGCCCGCCCCCATCAGTCCTACCAAAAAAACGTTTTGCATCGCGGATCAGATAAGTACATTTCGTACCATTGTAATCCGAGTGGCTGAAGAGACGGCTGTATGTAATCCGCCAGGACATGCTTTCACCCCAACGGCGAAAGGCTGGGGTCAGACCCGGCGGGTCTGACCCCAGATTCTGCAATTGGTTTTTTTGCCAAGTTCAGCGGGCGGAAAGCTTGTCGGCGACGATCTTGGGCGTGATGAAGATGAGCAATTCGGTTTTCTCGCTCGTGCGGCTGCTGGTCTTGAACAGGTTGCCGAGCACGGGCACGTCGCCCAGCAGCGGCACCTTCGAGACCGTGTTGCGCTCGGTCTGCTGGTAGATACCGCCCAACACGACGGTGCCGCCGTTTTCCACCATCACCTGCGTCTTCACGTGCTTGGTGTCGATCGCGAAGCCGGCACGGGTTTCGGCGCCCACGCTGTCCTTGTTGACGTCGACGTCGATGACCACGTTGCCGTCCGGCGTGATCTGCGGGATCACTTCGAGGCGCAGGTTGGCCTTGCGGAACACGATCGACGTGGCCCCGCTGCTGGTGGCCACCTGGTACGGCAGCTCGAGGCCCTGCTCGATCGTGGCCACCGACTTGTCGGCCGTGACCACGCGCGGGCTGGAAATGATCTTGCCCGTGCCATCGGCTTCCAGCGCCGACAGTTCCAGGTTCAGGAAACGGTTGGCCGCCGAGTTGAACAGGCTGACCGCCAGGCTGCCCGCCGCCACGCCGTTGATCGGCGCCGCCGGCAGGTTGATGAACTGGCTGTTGGTGAAGTCGTTGGCCGCGTCGGACGATGCCACCTGGCCCGTCAACCGGCCTACCCCGGTCATGTTGCCGCCGACGAGCGCGTGGTTGCCGCCCGCCGTGCCCTTGAAGTCGGCGAAGCCCAGCTTGGCGCCCAGGTTGCGCGTGAAGCCGTCGTTGGCTTCGACGATGCGGGCCTCGATCAGCACCTGTTTGGTGGCGATGTCGGTCTTGGAAATGAGCTTGCGCACTTCTTCCAGGCGGGACGGGATGTCGGTGACGAACAACTGGTTGGTGCGCGGCTCGATGATCGCGCTGCCGCGGCGCGACAGGATGCGGTTCTTCGCATCGCTGGCGCCATCCAGGCCGAACACCAGCTTGAACGATTCCGCCTTCTGGTAGTTGAGCTGGAAGATCTCCGACTTCAGCGGTTCCAGGTCGGCGATCTGCGCACGCTGCTCCAGTTCCAGTTTTTCCTTCGTCAGCAGCTCTTCCTTCGGCGCGATCCAGACCACGTTGCCGTTCTTGCGCATGTCCAGGCCCTTGGCCTGCAGGATCACGTCCAGCGCCTGGTCCCACGGCACGTCCTTCAGGTGCAGCGTAAGGCTGCCCGTCACGCTGTCGGACGACACGATGTTCAGGCCCGACATGTCGGCCACCGCCTGCAGCGCGGCGCGCACTTCGATGCTCTGGAAATTGAACGATACCTTCTCGCCCCGGTAGCCCTGGGTGCCCTGCACCAGCTGGTTCGGGTCTTCCTTGATCGGCTTCACTTCGATCACCAGTTGCGTATCGCTCTGGTACACGTTCTGTTCCCACAGGCCGGTCGCTTCGACTTGCAGCCGCACGTTGTCGCCCTGCGGGGCCGTGGTCACGCGCGTGACCGGGGTGCCGAAATCGGTCACGTCCAGCCGGCGGCGCAGTGTTTCGGGCAGGCCCGTCTTCAGGAAGTCGACGGTGACGCCCCTCGGACCCTGCTTCACATCGACGGCGACGGCATTGTGAAGCAGGTCGACGACGATGCGGCCTTCGCCGCCGGTACCGCGGCGGAAGTCGACCGCGCGCAATGCCGGCTTGCCGGCCGCCTTGGCCGGGGCCGTGGACGCAACGGGAGCGGCGGCGGCGGCGGGAACGCCGCGCGCATCGAGCGCGGTGGCGGCTGCGCCGGAGCCTTCGATCGTGAGGATCACATTGCGGCCATCGACCACCGTCGCGTAATTGAGTGCGCGTTTCAGGTTGAACACGAGACGCGAGCGGTCGCCCGCCTGCACCGCGTTCACGCTGCGCAGGTCACCCAGCTCGATGTCCTGCGCCGTCTTGCCGGTGGCATTGCCGGTCTTGCCGAAATCGAGCGCGATGCGCGGCGGGTTCGCGGTGGCGAAACCGGCCGGCGCCGCGACGGGGGCATGCTCGAGCGCGATCTTCACGATCACGTTCGTGCCCTGCCGGCTGGCGGTCACAGATTCGATCGCATTGCCCACCTGCGCATGGGCAAGGTTGCTGGCGCCTGCGCAGGCCATTGCGAGTGCCAGCGCCACCAGGCGGCGCACGGTAGTCATCGCGATCATTGGGTATTCTCCTTGCTTTCCTGCAGTTCCAGCGTGGCGATGCGTTCGACCCATTCGCCGCTCGCATCCTGTACCGTTTCCTTCACGTCGACGGCGCTTTCGGTCACCGACGTCACGAGGCCGAAGTTCTGGCCCAGGCGCTGTCCGGCCTGCACCTGATAGACGGAGCGGTCGATCTGCAGCAGGGCCACGACGGTGCGGCCCTTCTTCAGCATGCCCACCATCCGCATCGTATCGAGGGGAAAGCCCTCGAGGAATTCCTTGCGCCGGTTCGTGTCCGGCGCCACGCCGGTGCCGGGGCGTGCACCGGCGCGGTCGGTCAGCAGCTTGTTCGGGTTGAACGGGTCGGCCTCGTTGACCGACGCGTAGGCGAACGGCACGAACGTCTTCGGTTCGGCCAGCGGCTTGACGGCCACGCGCGTCGTCGCGTCCACTTCCTTCATCCACTGGCGCACTTCCTGTTCGTCGCGGTCGCCACATCCGGTCAACAGCGCGGCCAGCGATGCGGCGAGCAGCATGGTCATCGTCCGCTTCATTTCCTGGCACCCTTCTTCTTGTCGGCCGCTGCCTTCTTTTGCGCGGCGATTTCGTCCCCGTCGAGGTAGCGGAAGGTCTTGGCGACCGCGTTCAGCGTCAGCGCGCCATCCTTGTTGGTCACCAGTTCCAGGTTGTTCAACGTCACGATGCGGGGCAGGTTCGCCATGTCGCCAGCGAATGCGCCGATGTCGTGGTAGTTGCCGGTGACCTTGATGTCGATCGGCAGCTCGGCATAGTAGTCGCGGGCCACGACCTGGCCCGGCTTGAACAGCTCGAACTGCAGGCCGCGGCCGACGCCGGCCTGGTTGATGTCGGACAGCAGCGCGGCCATCTCGGCCTTGCTGGGCAGCTGCTTCTCGAGGCGCACCACGTAGCGGTCGACCTGCGCCTTCTGCGCCGTCAGCGCATCGAGGTTGATCGCCTGCGCCGTCTTCATGCGGTATTGCTCGCGCAGCTGCTGCTCCTGGGCGGCACCCGCCTCCTGCTCTTCGAACTGGCTGCTCCAGTAGCCGAAGTAACCCAGCACCAGCATGCCGCACGCCACGCCGATGCCGCACAGGATGCGCGGCGCCAGCGGCCACTGGCCGGGGTGCACGCCATTGAGCCCCTGGAACTGGGCGCCGAGCGAGCCTGCCAATTGTTTCATTTCAACCGCCATGTCAGCCTGCCT is part of the Pseudoduganella lutea genome and encodes:
- the pilQ gene encoding type IV pilus secretin PilQ, which codes for MIAMTTVRRLVALALAMACAGASNLAHAQVGNAIESVTASRQGTNVIVKIALEHAPVAAPAGFATANPPRIALDFGKTGNATGKTAQDIELGDLRSVNAVQAGDRSRLVFNLKRALNYATVVDGRNVILTIEGSGAAATALDARGVPAAAAAPVASTAPAKAAGKPALRAVDFRRGTGGEGRIVVDLLHNAVAVDVKQGPRGVTVDFLKTGLPETLRRRLDVTDFGTPVTRVTTAPQGDNVRLQVEATGLWEQNVYQSDTQLVIEVKPIKEDPNQLVQGTQGYRGEKVSFNFQSIEVRAALQAVADMSGLNIVSSDSVTGSLTLHLKDVPWDQALDVILQAKGLDMRKNGNVVWIAPKEELLTKEKLELEQRAQIADLEPLKSEIFQLNYQKAESFKLVFGLDGASDAKNRILSRRGSAIIEPRTNQLFVTDIPSRLEEVRKLISKTDIATKQVLIEARIVEANDGFTRNLGAKLGFADFKGTAGGNHALVGGNMTGVGRLTGQVASSDAANDFTNSQFINLPAAPINGVAAGSLAVSLFNSAANRFLNLELSALEADGTGKIISSPRVVTADKSVATIEQGLELPYQVATSSGATSIVFRKANLRLEVIPQITPDGNVVIDVDVNKDSVGAETRAGFAIDTKHVKTQVMVENGGTVVLGGIYQQTERNTVSKVPLLGDVPVLGNLFKTSSRTSEKTELLIFITPKIVADKLSAR
- a CDS encoding pilus assembly protein PilP, whose amino-acid sequence is MTMLLAASLAALLTGCGDRDEQEVRQWMKEVDATTRVAVKPLAEPKTFVPFAYASVNEADPFNPNKLLTDRAGARPGTGVAPDTNRRKEFLEGFPLDTMRMVGMLKKGRTVVALLQIDRSVYQVQAGQRLGQNFGLVTSVTESAVDVKETVQDASGEWVERIATLELQESKENTQ
- a CDS encoding type 4a pilus biogenesis protein PilO, which translates into the protein MKQLAGSLGAQFQGLNGVHPGQWPLAPRILCGIGVACGMLVLGYFGYWSSQFEEQEAGAAQEQQLREQYRMKTAQAINLDALTAQKAQVDRYVVRLEKQLPSKAEMAALLSDINQAGVGRGLQFELFKPGQVVARDYYAELPIDIKVTGNYHDIGAFAGDMANLPRIVTLNNLELVTNKDGALTLNAVAKTFRYLDGDEIAAQKKAAADKKKGARK